The following nucleotide sequence is from Mucilaginibacter sp. cycad4.
CAAAACAGCACGGTTAGGCATCTGGGAAATTGATCCGCAAAATATCAATACCATTGTGCTGTCAAAACAGGTATATGATTTATTTGATCTTCAAAATCATTTAAACCTGAGCGTTGAAGAGTTTATTAGTTTTTTTGAACCTCCGTACCGGCCTGTTTTACAAAATGCTATTAACCAAACTGTTGAACACAGCAGGCCTTTTGATATAGAATTACTTTTACGTTCGGCCAAAAACAATATGTTATGGTTAAAGGTAAAAGCTGTACCTGTGATTAATCACCTTGGTAAATGCACGTCGGTTAAAGGGGTTATCCAGGATATCGACAGCGAAAAAAGAAAGTTACTAAAACTTGAACAGTCAATAAATTTACTGACCGACCAAAATCGCCGCCTGCAAAACTTCGCGTACATTGTTTCACATAATCTTCGTTCGCATACGGGCAACCTTCAATTTATGGTAAACCTGTTTGAACAAACCGAAACAACTGAAGAACGGGAGGAGATCTTTTCGCATATTAAAACCATCAGCGACAGCCTCGATCTTACCATCGAACACATCAACGAAATAGTTAAGATTCAGACCGAAATTACCAAAGAGCGAAAAATGGTTGAATTAGAGCCAATGTTCAAAAACATTTGCTCGGCGTTAAAAAATAATATCGAGACCATAAACGCCCATGTTGAAGGTGACTTTACGCAATGCCGGGAGATCAGCTATATACCGGCCTATATGGAAAGTATTTTACAAAACCTGCTTACCAACTCCTTAAAATACAGTCATCCCGACAGGCAACCCATTATAAAATGCTATACCTTAACAGAAGGAAACCATATTTATCTCATTTTTGAAGATAACGGCCTTGGTATCGACCTTGGACGCTATGGCGATAAGATTTTTGGCATGTACAAAACATTTCATCAAAATACG
It contains:
- a CDS encoding PAS domain-containing sensor histidine kinase, whose amino-acid sequence is MSFFEKGKLSGDDIYLTPLINDLDTGIWKYNFNTREVKWSTGFYALLDYQFNEIECDAYTFFDYLLYHADKPFLFNAINNRITEGTPPLQLRFLTKKNGYQWFETTIRKLDDEHGSIVYGSLININRYKQNDLLSQITNDDAFKTARLGIWEIDPQNINTIVLSKQVYDLFDLQNHLNLSVEEFISFFEPPYRPVLQNAINQTVEHSRPFDIELLLRSAKNNMLWLKVKAVPVINHLGKCTSVKGVIQDIDSEKRKLLKLEQSINLLTDQNRRLQNFAYIVSHNLRSHTGNLQFMVNLFEQTETTEEREEIFSHIKTISDSLDLTIEHINEIVKIQTEITKERKMVELEPMFKNICSALKNNIETINAHVEGDFTQCREISYIPAYMESILQNLLTNSLKYSHPDRQPIIKCYTLTEGNHIYLIFEDNGLGIDLGRYGDKIFGMYKTFHQNTDAKGIGLFITRNQIEALGGSIKVDSTVNVGTKFTIRLV